In Leptolyngbya sp. FACHB-261, a genomic segment contains:
- a CDS encoding TIGR02450 family Trp-rich protein → MPARKQKLPHLVGSRWTARVDTLGWRHFRVANRKNQGNLIFAELVAACDESVRFWLNARTLKNRALWSPGWQSLAEQADLEEGA, encoded by the coding sequence ATGCCTGCACGTAAACAGAAACTCCCTCACCTAGTAGGTTCTCGCTGGACGGCTCGGGTTGATACCTTGGGCTGGCGGCATTTCCGGGTGGCTAATCGCAAAAATCAGGGCAACTTGATATTTGCCGAATTAGTTGCCGCCTGCGATGAGTCGGTACGCTTTTGGTTGAATGCTCGCACCCTCAAAAACCGTGCGCTCTGGTCGCCAGGCTGGCAGTCGCTGGCGGAACAAGCGGATTTGGAAGAGGGGGCTTAA
- the ebsA gene encoding type IV pilus biogenesis protein EbsA produces the protein MSTPTIDLQPAAPKDVNVYMPYYSQGTKRSLLPFAIGLYQKGLLEGRRDIEGGEGIPFLATWNVSSLPADLTRCRIQFDGSSELSYEVTMSNFEYVGFLIDVIQTLKRGNAPDFSKTFYRKLLHMDD, from the coding sequence ATGAGTACCCCGACGATTGATCTTCAACCTGCTGCGCCGAAAGATGTAAACGTCTACATGCCCTATTACTCTCAGGGCACTAAGCGTAGTTTGCTTCCCTTCGCCATTGGTCTCTACCAGAAGGGTCTTCTGGAAGGTCGACGAGACATTGAGGGGGGTGAGGGCATCCCCTTCCTGGCCACCTGGAACGTTTCCAGCTTGCCCGCTGACTTAACGCGCTGCCGCATTCAGTTTGATGGCAGCTCTGAGTTGAGCTACGAAGTGACGATGTCTAACTTCGAGTACGTAGGCTTTCTCATTGATGTCATCCAAACGCTTAAGCGTGGCAATGCGCCTGACTTTTCCAAAACGTTTTACCGCAAACTCCTACATATGGACGACTAG
- a CDS encoding Dethiobiotin synthetase, which translates to MNFDTARAFLIRQAACAPLNGSGLQDHQMLLSRIRRGLPPLPGQMTSILLALKVVFEGLRGQTHLDRLLVMALHTLATEPSLQLQQRYPAQTWPPLLDDDLAQVTRAVESIFADSWHSGLTTWQTPVQASAQAPASVEVS; encoded by the coding sequence ATGAATTTTGATACTGCCAGAGCATTCTTAATCCGTCAGGCTGCCTGTGCACCATTGAATGGCAGTGGCCTACAGGATCATCAAATGCTCTTGAGCCGGATTCGTCGCGGCTTACCGCCGCTCCCTGGCCAGATGACCTCAATTTTGCTAGCGCTGAAGGTTGTGTTTGAGGGGTTACGGGGACAAACGCACCTGGATCGACTGTTGGTTATGGCTCTTCATACTCTGGCAACCGAACCATCGCTACAGTTGCAGCAGCGATATCCAGCTCAAACTTGGCCGCCACTCTTGGATGATGATTTGGCGCAGGTCACTAGAGCTGTCGAAAGTATCTTTGCCGACTCCTGGCATTCTGGTCTGACGACCTGGCAGACTCCAGTTCAAGCTTCAGCTCAAGCCCCAGCCTCGGTTGAGGTGTCGTGA
- a CDS encoding RibD family protein produces MRPHTTLVLAMSADGKLSAAAGEAARFSSAADLAHLEAQVAQADAVLIGAGTLRAYGTTLSVRDPKLLELRRAQGRSPQPVQIACSGSGNLDRSWRFFRQPVPRWLLTTEAGAKNWQGQAQFERLLLQRADHLNFTVALEELYQLGLRRLVVLGGGILVFSLLVEDLIDELWLTVCPLLLGGAMAPTPVAGFGFGAAQAPRLELLSVELLGGLSQPSSQASSQTLEQPMGQELLLHYRVLRD; encoded by the coding sequence GTGCGGCCCCACACGACGCTGGTTCTAGCCATGAGTGCCGATGGTAAATTGTCGGCTGCTGCTGGTGAGGCTGCTCGCTTCTCATCGGCAGCCGATCTAGCTCACTTAGAGGCGCAAGTGGCGCAAGCGGACGCAGTCCTGATTGGTGCCGGAACGCTGCGGGCCTACGGCACTACGCTTTCGGTTCGTGACCCAAAGCTTCTGGAACTGCGTCGAGCCCAAGGGCGCTCACCACAGCCCGTCCAAATTGCCTGCTCCGGCTCCGGCAATCTGGACCGCAGTTGGCGTTTCTTTCGGCAGCCTGTACCCCGCTGGTTACTAACTACTGAAGCTGGGGCAAAAAATTGGCAAGGTCAAGCTCAGTTTGAGCGGCTGTTGCTGCAGAGAGCCGATCACTTGAATTTCACTGTGGCCTTAGAGGAGTTGTACCAACTTGGCCTCCGACGACTGGTTGTTTTGGGCGGGGGCATTCTGGTCTTTTCTCTGTTGGTCGAAGACCTAATCGATGAGCTTTGGCTCACAGTTTGCCCGCTGCTGCTCGGGGGCGCAATGGCTCCCACTCCCGTGGCAGGCTTTGGCTTCGGTGCGGCACAAGCCCCGAGATTAGAACTGCTCAGCGTTGAACTTCTGGGCGGACTGAGCCAACCTTCCAGCCAAGCCTCTAGCCAAACCTTAGAACAACCGATGGGCCAAGAATTGCTGCTTCACTATCGAGTTTTGCGGGACTGA
- a CDS encoding DUF2358 domain-containing protein, which yields MDLIEILREDYRRFPADQHYECYAEDVLFKDPLTQFRGRERYRQMIQFIGFWFKQPRIELHDIQQTGAQIRTEWTLSWLAPLPWRPAIAVRGWSELQLDVQGLICSHIDYWSCSRLNVLQQHLRIHK from the coding sequence ATGGACCTAATTGAGATTTTGCGTGAGGACTATCGTCGCTTCCCCGCTGATCAGCACTATGAGTGCTACGCCGAGGATGTGCTGTTTAAGGACCCACTCACCCAGTTCAGAGGACGAGAGCGCTACCGCCAGATGATTCAATTCATCGGTTTCTGGTTCAAGCAACCGCGCATCGAGCTACACGACATTCAACAAACAGGAGCTCAGATCCGTACCGAGTGGACTTTGAGTTGGTTAGCGCCTCTGCCTTGGCGACCGGCCATTGCAGTCCGGGGTTGGAGTGAGTTGCAGCTCGACGTTCAGGGCCTCATTTGCTCCCATATCGATTACTGGTCTTGTTCGCGGCTGAATGTCTTGCAACAACACTTGCGTATACACAAGTAG
- a CDS encoding DRTGG domain-containing protein, with the protein MPQKLQRHLLIGSTEPYSGKSAVILGLASLLQDQSIDFAYGKPLGTCFQSQKSPSSQFGQPLIEEDVLFMTTILNLGPERIRPTVLNLDEAAITAQLQGQDHADYPQRLAESWGEQLNGDLVLMEGPGDLDEGRLFDLSLSQVATRLQAQVLLVSRFRTISRTVDPLLAAKQQMGEQLLGVVINDIPPDQLSTVENTVKPFLESQGIAVLGVLPANNLLRSVSVAELVRHLDAEVLCCGDRLDLMVENLTIGAMNVSSALKYFRRANNKAVVTGGDRTDIQFAALETSTHCLILTGHLPPPAVILQRAEELEVPILSVDHDTLTTVAIAEHTFGQVRVNETAKVQCIQQLMAQHFDLPRLLAQLGLELALKP; encoded by the coding sequence GTGCCCCAAAAATTGCAACGCCACCTACTGATCGGTTCGACCGAACCCTATAGCGGTAAGTCTGCTGTCATTCTAGGTTTGGCTAGTTTGCTACAAGACCAAAGCATTGACTTTGCCTATGGCAAGCCCTTGGGCACCTGCTTTCAAAGCCAAAAAAGCCCAAGCAGCCAGTTTGGACAACCTCTGATTGAAGAGGATGTCCTCTTTATGACCACCATCCTTAATCTGGGGCCAGAGCGGATTCGGCCTACAGTTCTAAACCTGGATGAGGCAGCGATCACGGCTCAGCTGCAAGGTCAAGACCATGCCGATTACCCTCAAAGGCTAGCGGAGTCATGGGGAGAGCAGTTAAATGGCGATTTAGTTCTGATGGAAGGCCCTGGTGACTTAGACGAAGGGCGTCTGTTTGACTTATCGCTGTCTCAGGTGGCAACTAGGCTCCAGGCTCAAGTGCTACTAGTGTCCCGCTTCCGCACAATTAGTCGGACGGTTGACCCATTACTAGCAGCTAAACAGCAGATGGGAGAGCAACTGTTAGGTGTTGTCATCAATGACATTCCCCCTGACCAGTTGTCCACGGTCGAGAATACCGTCAAGCCCTTCCTGGAGAGCCAGGGGATCGCGGTTTTAGGAGTCTTGCCCGCCAACAATCTTTTGCGCAGTGTCAGTGTGGCAGAACTGGTGCGCCACTTAGATGCAGAGGTGCTCTGCTGTGGTGACCGTTTGGATCTGATGGTCGAGAACCTGACCATTGGTGCCATGAATGTCAGCTCAGCCTTGAAATACTTCCGCCGCGCCAACAATAAAGCTGTGGTGACAGGGGGTGACCGCACTGATATCCAATTTGCGGCGCTAGAAACCTCGACCCACTGCCTGATTCTTACCGGCCACCTGCCCCCACCTGCCGTAATTTTGCAACGGGCAGAGGAGTTAGAGGTTCCAATCCTTTCGGTAGACCACGACACGCTAACCACTGTTGCGATTGCTGAGCACACCTTTGGTCAGGTGCGAGTCAACGAAACCGCTAAAGTCCAGTGCATCCAGCAACTGATGGCACAGCATTTCGATCTGCCTCGGCTGCTGGCGCAACTAGGTTTGGAACTGGCTCTCAAGCCTTAG
- a CDS encoding glycosyltransferase family 2 protein, with amino-acid sequence MPENAWPDKAADYASVRESSELDFESGTERRRFKAAFALLTVWGAVGLLHLLSWGYWFVLSLTAMMTAYSVRLWLVRPLLRPSPLPDDPDTWPFVSLLVAAKDEEAVIGSLVKRLCELDYPAHRYELWVINDNSSDRTPQVLDRLAQEYDQLKVLHRSAVEARGGKSGALNQVLPLCRGDIVAVFDADAQVSEDLLQRTLPLFNRPQVGAVQVRKSIVNADTNFWTRGQQAEMALDGFFQERRIWSGGLGELRGNGQFVRRQALEDCGGWNEETITDDLDLTLRLHLAKWDVDFLLNPAVSEEGVTRALALWHQRSRWAEGGYQRYLDYWRLIMSGQLGPRKTVDLLMFLVTQYLLPTAMVPDTLLAVVRNRPPLLGPAESLGFILSLVGMFIGLRRIQKATQPIANRSVPTALMQTLRGTVYMLHWLPVMASTTARMSVRPKRLKWVKTVHEGMGLEDDPTDELWLDVPGG; translated from the coding sequence ATGCCGGAGAATGCCTGGCCCGATAAGGCTGCTGACTACGCGTCTGTTCGTGAATCGTCCGAGCTGGACTTTGAAAGTGGGACAGAGCGCCGCCGCTTTAAGGCTGCCTTTGCGCTTCTAACTGTTTGGGGAGCGGTAGGTCTGCTCCATCTGCTGTCTTGGGGCTACTGGTTCGTATTGAGCCTCACGGCGATGATGACAGCCTACTCAGTGCGGCTATGGCTGGTACGTCCCCTACTGCGGCCATCGCCTCTACCGGATGATCCTGATACCTGGCCTTTCGTCTCGCTCTTAGTTGCAGCTAAGGATGAAGAAGCGGTTATCGGCTCGCTGGTTAAGCGTTTGTGCGAGTTGGACTACCCAGCCCATCGTTACGAGCTTTGGGTGATTAATGACAACAGTTCGGATCGCACCCCGCAAGTTCTAGACCGCTTGGCTCAGGAATATGACCAACTGAAGGTACTGCACCGTTCGGCAGTAGAAGCTCGGGGGGGCAAGTCAGGCGCACTCAATCAAGTCTTGCCTCTGTGCCGGGGCGATATTGTTGCGGTCTTTGACGCCGATGCTCAGGTATCTGAGGATCTGCTGCAGCGTACCCTACCCCTGTTCAACCGGCCTCAAGTGGGTGCGGTACAAGTGCGCAAAAGTATCGTGAACGCGGACACCAACTTCTGGACGCGGGGGCAGCAGGCTGAGATGGCATTGGACGGCTTCTTCCAGGAGCGACGGATCTGGTCCGGCGGGTTAGGGGAGTTGCGTGGCAATGGTCAATTTGTGCGTCGCCAGGCCCTGGAAGACTGCGGCGGCTGGAACGAAGAGACAATCACCGATGATCTAGACCTGACCCTGCGGTTGCACCTAGCCAAATGGGATGTTGATTTTCTGCTCAATCCAGCGGTATCGGAAGAAGGGGTAACTCGGGCACTAGCGCTCTGGCACCAGCGTAGCCGTTGGGCTGAAGGTGGTTATCAACGATATCTCGACTACTGGCGCCTGATCATGTCAGGGCAGTTAGGGCCTCGGAAGACCGTCGACCTGCTCATGTTTTTGGTGACTCAGTACCTTCTGCCCACAGCAATGGTGCCCGACACGCTGCTAGCTGTCGTGCGCAACCGTCCGCCTCTGCTGGGGCCTGCTGAGTCTCTGGGCTTTATCCTGTCCCTGGTAGGTATGTTTATCGGTCTGCGCCGCATTCAAAAAGCAACTCAGCCTATTGCTAACCGCTCTGTGCCAACTGCCCTGATGCAGACTCTGCGCGGTACAGTCTACATGCTCCACTGGCTACCCGTGATGGCCAGTACCACGGCTCGGATGTCAGTGCGGCCTAAGCGCCTGAAGTGGGTGAAAACGGTTCACGAGGGCATGGGTCTGGAAGATGATCCAACTGACGAACTCTGGTTGGATGTGCCTGGCGGCTAG